One Vallitalea okinawensis DNA window includes the following coding sequences:
- a CDS encoding glycine betaine ABC transporter substrate-binding protein produces MMKSKQVFIVIIFFALITVCCFSLYGCEQQQPEEEVKEQWDIVIGCRSYPSSVASSYVLKEILEDQNYRVKVENKDENLFESLGTNSVNVSNSLWLYITDYNAFKSLGDKVIDLGPNSEHYSKGLLVPGYTTIGDIGELDFYQHKTNGVIYCVIGFDYLYELTLKTLKKYELDYTIQMVTEVQLENILSTSYEDEEWLVIAGYSPHYMLDEYDMRFLEDYKRSYGKPEEIHTVVNTTFHQSNPEVASIIDAFYLYDWELNNLLNKLENEEEIHTEKVVERWLMDHPEIASRSLEP; encoded by the coding sequence ATGATGAAATCAAAACAAGTCTTTATAGTTATTATTTTTTTTGCATTAATTACTGTATGTTGTTTTTCTTTATATGGTTGTGAACAACAGCAACCAGAGGAGGAAGTTAAAGAACAATGGGATATTGTCATTGGATGCCGTAGTTACCCATCTTCTGTAGCCTCATCCTACGTTTTAAAAGAAATCTTAGAAGATCAGAACTATCGCGTAAAAGTAGAGAACAAAGATGAAAATCTATTTGAATCCCTAGGTACTAACAGTGTGAATGTAAGTAATTCCCTTTGGTTATATATAACGGACTACAATGCATTCAAGAGTTTAGGTGATAAAGTTATTGACTTAGGTCCTAACAGTGAACATTACAGTAAAGGGCTTTTAGTACCTGGCTATACAACCATTGGAGATATAGGAGAGTTGGACTTCTATCAACATAAAACCAATGGCGTCATCTATTGTGTCATCGGTTTTGATTACTTGTATGAATTGACACTAAAAACCCTGAAAAAATATGAACTGGATTATACCATACAAATGGTCACTGAAGTACAACTAGAAAATATATTATCTACTTCTTATGAGGATGAAGAGTGGCTTGTTATAGCAGGTTATTCTCCTCATTATATGCTGGATGAGTATGACATGCGTTTTCTTGAGGATTATAAGAGAAGCTACGGTAAACCAGAAGAAATTCATACAGTGGTTAATACAACCTTTCACCAATCTAATCCAGAAGTCGCATCTATCATCGATGCATTCTATCTTTACGATTGGGAACTTAATAATTTGCTCAACAAGCTTGAGAATGAAGAGGAAATCCATACAGAAAAAGTTGTAGAAAGATGGTTAATGGACCATCCTGAAATAGCTAGTAGAAGTTTAGAACCCTAA
- the whiA gene encoding DNA-binding protein WhiA, with protein MSFSSKVKNELARHVGKARHCSIAEIAAIIKMCGHVEVTPAVSIVVHTENPSVAKKFYLLLKETFKINPEIAIRKNVHLGKSRNYILHLNNPSEASRVLQATKMLDISDNGQIKTIDGINSLIVQSTCCKRAYIRGAFLGGGSVSDPEKNYHLEFVNTSEEHCKALQKIIHSFELDAKIVRRKKYFVLYMKDGTQIVDMFNIMGAHVALMDLENVRIVKEMRNNVNRIVNCETANLNKTVSAAVKQLEDINYIESIIGLDKLPSNLEEVARIRQIYTDASLKELGAMLDPVVGKSGVNHRLRKISNIAEKLRKEREGVI; from the coding sequence ATGTCTTTTTCATCGAAAGTGAAAAACGAATTAGCACGTCATGTTGGCAAAGCAAGACATTGTAGCATAGCAGAAATCGCCGCCATTATTAAAATGTGTGGACATGTAGAAGTTACACCTGCTGTATCAATCGTAGTGCATACAGAGAATCCTTCTGTTGCTAAGAAGTTCTATTTGCTTCTTAAAGAAACTTTTAAAATAAATCCTGAAATAGCCATAAGAAAAAATGTTCATCTAGGTAAGAGTAGAAATTATATCCTTCACTTAAATAATCCTAGCGAGGCAAGCCGTGTATTACAAGCTACTAAGATGCTAGATATAAGCGATAACGGACAAATAAAGACAATTGATGGTATAAACTCATTAATTGTTCAAAGTACATGTTGTAAGAGAGCTTATATTCGAGGAGCATTCTTAGGCGGTGGCTCAGTAAGTGACCCAGAGAAGAACTATCATTTGGAGTTTGTCAATACTTCTGAGGAGCATTGTAAAGCTTTGCAAAAGATCATTCATTCCTTTGAGTTGGATGCTAAAATAGTCCGAAGGAAGAAGTATTTTGTACTCTATATGAAAGACGGTACGCAGATTGTGGACATGTTTAATATTATGGGTGCTCATGTAGCTCTGATGGATTTAGAAAATGTTCGTATTGTTAAAGAAATGCGTAACAATGTTAATCGTATCGTAAACTGTGAAACAGCTAATTTGAACAAGACTGTGTCAGCAGCTGTAAAACAGTTGGAAGATATAAATTATATAGAGTCAATTATTGGACTTGATAAGTTACCATCTAATTTAGAAGAGGTAGCACGTATTCGTCAAATCTATACTGATGCTAGCTTAAAAGAGCTGGGGGCGATGTTAGACCCTGTGGTAGGGAAGTCAGGTGTCAATCACAGGCTCAGAAAAATTAGTAATATTGCTGAAAAGCTCAGAAAAGAAAGGGAGGGCGTAATATGA
- a CDS encoding gluconeogenesis factor YvcK family protein — MQDIKVAVVGGGTGLSTMLRGIKKYTPEITAIVTVSDNGGGSGVLRKEMNILPPGDIRNCIMALSNTEPIMEKLFKYRFKKGSLEGQSFGNLFLAAMTDVLGNFEEAVQHTSEVLNITGKVLPVTSEDVQLCARLQDGSIICGESEIVDKCKANVLKIDEVFLLPNQPKPLDDAVAAILDADLIVLGPGSLYTSIIPNFLVSQIASAIKKSKAHKVYIGNVMTQPGETDGYNLKQHVVAIEKYLGKDIIEYIIVNSAFIPEEYVDNYKGDRASPVPYLLDNFKNTSVKIVERDIIKLYSEKKLVRHDSDKLAKAIFDLYNNVQRHAIS; from the coding sequence ATGCAAGATATTAAAGTTGCCGTAGTAGGCGGCGGAACTGGCCTTTCCACAATGCTTAGGGGTATTAAAAAATACACTCCTGAGATAACAGCTATAGTCACCGTTTCTGATAATGGTGGAGGATCAGGGGTATTACGCAAAGAGATGAATATTCTCCCACCAGGTGACATAAGAAACTGTATAATGGCTCTATCCAATACAGAGCCCATTATGGAAAAGTTATTTAAATACCGATTCAAAAAAGGGAGTCTAGAGGGACAGAGTTTTGGCAATCTCTTCTTAGCAGCAATGACAGATGTATTAGGTAACTTTGAAGAGGCTGTTCAACATACCAGCGAGGTTTTAAATATTACTGGTAAGGTATTACCTGTAACCAGTGAAGACGTACAGTTATGCGCTCGTCTACAAGATGGGAGCATCATATGTGGTGAAAGTGAAATCGTTGATAAATGCAAAGCAAATGTTTTGAAAATAGATGAGGTATTTCTTTTACCCAACCAACCAAAACCATTAGATGACGCTGTAGCAGCCATTTTGGATGCGGATTTGATTGTATTGGGACCGGGAAGTTTATATACATCTATTATTCCCAATTTCTTAGTCAGTCAAATTGCGAGTGCAATCAAGAAAAGTAAAGCTCATAAAGTTTATATAGGTAATGTCATGACCCAACCAGGTGAAACTGATGGTTATAATTTAAAACAACACGTAGTAGCTATTGAAAAATATTTAGGAAAAGATATAATAGAATATATAATTGTAAATAGTGCCTTTATTCCTGAGGAATATGTGGACAATTATAAAGGTGATCGTGCTTCACCAGTACCTTATTTACTTGATAATTTTAAAAATACCTCTGTTAAAATTGTTGAAAGGGATATAATAAAATTATATAGTGAAAAAAAATTAGTTAGGCACGATTCAGATAAGCTTGCTAAAGCCATATTTGACTTGTACAATAATGTACAAAGGCATGCTATAAGTTGA
- a CDS encoding sensor histidine kinase: MRRKSIHKQILRNQLLLSVITIIMIYLSAYLILYFTMMHNANQRLESNIQFIDNYVDSFFKGYEEKWSIINANQDLRNYIVHSNEISSYEETHLFYTSIEYMFNFSDETSLNINNLTQQVFPPTNTTIPNNLAEHLKNDTTQNIFLSEDSSTLNYALGLYNFTETDLIGSVNFAIPIENFISYFDNKVPTGMTIAIYDHAERIIYTTLTNDLHGYKEYFLTKEKSSEKTGLKIYAVLNTQSELDNLYRFGMLLLPIIIIILLINIFLSYNISAKIVFPIKSLIASIKRAEQGDITYSHPFYDLEEIEDLSQSYDQMINKINHLMEKNHKINLLKVESQLSALQQKIDPHFLFNTLELISSQAVLEDAKSTSVMTQKLGNLFRYNLRAPDTISLGRELKYIKDYLYLQKIRFDHELMFEFNICEDISHYKVPQLTLQPLIENCIKHGFNDLGSEEYRISIKTTKSKNNIYIIVHDNGKGIKPDSLKEINNSIHMDVNNFQYFISRKEHIGLRNVNARLCLQYRIKTALKVYSKVNKGTTIVIKLPEMKDQ; encoded by the coding sequence ATGAGAAGGAAGAGCATTCATAAACAGATTTTAAGAAATCAATTGCTTTTATCCGTTATTACGATCATTATGATTTATTTGTCAGCTTACTTGATTCTTTATTTTACAATGATGCATAATGCCAATCAACGCTTAGAGAGTAATATTCAATTTATCGATAACTATGTGGATAGTTTTTTTAAGGGTTATGAAGAAAAATGGTCCATCATTAATGCTAATCAGGATTTAAGAAATTACATTGTTCATAGTAATGAAATTAGCAGTTATGAGGAAACTCATCTGTTCTATACATCCATCGAGTACATGTTTAATTTTAGCGATGAGACTTCTCTCAATATCAATAATTTAACGCAGCAAGTTTTCCCACCAACCAACACAACGATACCTAATAACCTGGCTGAGCATTTGAAAAATGATACAACCCAGAACATCTTCCTGTCAGAGGATTCATCTACTCTTAATTACGCTCTAGGTTTATATAATTTTACTGAAACAGATTTAATAGGCTCTGTTAACTTTGCAATACCTATTGAAAATTTTATTTCTTACTTTGATAATAAAGTTCCTACCGGAATGACCATTGCTATTTATGATCATGCAGAGCGTATTATTTATACAACACTGACTAATGATTTACATGGATATAAAGAATATTTTTTAACAAAAGAAAAATCATCTGAAAAAACGGGACTAAAAATTTATGCTGTTTTGAATACACAAAGCGAACTGGATAACCTCTATCGTTTTGGTATGCTACTTTTACCAATTATCATCATTATATTATTAATCAATATCTTTTTATCCTATAATATTTCTGCCAAGATTGTCTTTCCCATAAAATCTCTCATTGCTTCTATCAAAAGGGCTGAACAAGGAGATATTACCTATTCACACCCCTTTTATGATCTAGAGGAGATTGAAGATTTATCTCAATCTTATGATCAGATGATTAACAAAATCAACCATCTTATGGAAAAGAACCACAAAATTAATCTTCTAAAAGTAGAATCTCAACTTAGTGCACTACAGCAAAAAATTGATCCACATTTTTTATTCAACACATTGGAACTGATTAGCAGTCAAGCCGTTTTAGAAGATGCGAAATCAACAAGTGTCATGACCCAGAAACTAGGTAATCTCTTTAGATATAATCTAAGAGCTCCAGACACCATCTCCTTGGGTCGAGAGCTTAAATATATTAAAGATTATCTCTATTTACAGAAAATAAGATTTGATCATGAACTCATGTTTGAATTTAATATTTGTGAAGATATTTCACATTATAAAGTACCTCAACTCACATTACAGCCTTTGATTGAAAACTGTATTAAACATGGCTTTAATGATTTAGGTTCTGAAGAATATCGCATATCAATAAAAACAACTAAGTCCAAAAATAATATCTATATTATTGTCCACGATAATGGAAAAGGAATAAAGCCTGATTCACTCAAGGAAATCAATAATTCCATCCATATGGATGTTAATAATTTTCAATATTTTATTTCAAGGAAAGAGCATATTGGGCTTAGAAATGTTAATGCAAGGCTATGCCTTCAGTACCGTATCAAAACTGCATTGAAGGTGTATAGTAAGGTGAATAAAGGAACAACAATCGTTATCAAACTTCCAGAAATGAAAGACCAATAG
- a CDS encoding HPr family phosphocarrier protein, producing MIERQIKVKIPEGLEARPAALFVQVASKFNCQVYVHMQDKKVNAKSIMGMMSLGVIEGETIIVTTNGEDEEQAMEEIVKFLGDKE from the coding sequence ATGATAGAAAGACAAATCAAAGTAAAAATACCAGAAGGACTTGAGGCAAGACCAGCTGCACTTTTTGTACAAGTAGCAAGTAAGTTTAATTGTCAAGTGTATGTGCATATGCAAGATAAAAAGGTAAATGCAAAGAGTATAATGGGTATGATGTCTCTTGGTGTTATTGAAGGTGAAACGATTATCGTGACAACTAATGGTGAAGATGAAGAACAAGCAATGGAAGAGATCGTTAAATTTTTAGGTGACAAAGAATAA
- a CDS encoding response regulator transcription factor, which translates to MLKVLIVDDNSLIRKSIIARMNWDELDMKVIGEAENGKEALDRIMTFHPDIIVTDIKMPIADGFSIIEKTKEILPNLQYIIISGYDDFQYAKKAITYNVINYILKPINDEELTEALMTASKNIRHFDHLAKKETTLDMMLNENSRRNIEEAFKSYFNNEMSFIQLNQTIQFNEWVFDQPFVFCFTLNLVKPYSRKAFEMSVKEIEAIESLTEDLLTHSKCRFIPINKNIFLGIINMPTDYVLTHHTMTHLANEINAIIHVEDQSAKLFYGFSRTLLTEDLNQAFKETMDVMYQRYAQVNELNVYYSTDYNIKTNTFIPKEELIVALKLQLYAEAKTIIKSTLVNLENNPTVIKNTISELFDMIDEHIKQFTSLDLVNQFNKEFFILQFYNLQQILDTINNLLDQLSHEKLDINLRALVVDYINTHFTNNLTLRSLGTLFHVNHIYLGQLIKKETGTSFNKYLNNLRINYAKDLIHKNRSIVLKDLAYNLGYTDAHYFTKVFKNHTSMTPTEYKNSFLKP; encoded by the coding sequence ATGTTAAAGGTATTAATTGTTGATGATAATAGTCTAATCAGAAAAAGTATTATAGCTCGTATGAATTGGGATGAATTAGATATGAAGGTAATCGGTGAAGCTGAAAACGGCAAAGAGGCTTTGGACCGCATCATGACTTTTCATCCAGATATTATTGTAACAGACATTAAGATGCCTATTGCTGATGGTTTCTCCATTATCGAAAAGACAAAGGAGATCCTACCCAATCTACAATATATCATCATTAGTGGATACGATGACTTCCAGTATGCCAAAAAAGCCATTACCTATAATGTGATTAATTATATTTTAAAGCCTATTAATGATGAGGAATTAACGGAAGCCCTTATGACTGCTAGTAAAAATATTAGGCATTTTGATCACCTCGCCAAGAAAGAAACCACTTTAGATATGATGCTCAATGAAAACTCAAGAAGAAATATCGAAGAAGCTTTTAAATCCTATTTCAACAACGAAATGAGCTTTATACAATTAAATCAAACCATCCAGTTTAATGAATGGGTATTTGATCAACCCTTTGTCTTCTGTTTTACACTGAACTTAGTCAAACCCTATAGTAGAAAAGCTTTTGAAATGAGTGTTAAGGAGATTGAAGCGATCGAATCTTTAACAGAAGATTTATTGACTCACTCTAAATGTAGATTCATACCTATCAATAAGAACATCTTCTTAGGTATTATTAACATGCCAACAGATTATGTTTTGACACATCATACAATGACTCATTTGGCTAATGAAATTAATGCTATTATCCATGTAGAAGATCAATCTGCAAAACTCTTCTATGGCTTTTCTAGAACTTTGTTAACCGAAGATTTGAATCAAGCATTTAAAGAGACCATGGATGTTATGTATCAACGATACGCTCAAGTAAATGAATTGAATGTTTATTACTCAACAGATTATAATATAAAGACGAATACCTTTATACCTAAAGAAGAATTAATAGTAGCACTTAAACTACAACTTTATGCAGAAGCAAAGACTATCATAAAAAGTACACTTGTCAATTTAGAGAACAATCCTACTGTTATCAAAAACACCATAAGTGAACTCTTTGATATGATTGATGAGCACATCAAGCAATTCACCAGTTTGGATCTTGTAAATCAGTTCAACAAAGAATTTTTTATTTTACAGTTTTATAATTTGCAGCAGATTCTTGATACCATTAATAACTTACTAGATCAGCTATCCCATGAGAAGCTGGATATTAATCTGAGAGCTTTAGTTGTTGATTATATTAACACTCACTTTACTAATAATTTGACTCTACGAAGTTTAGGTACTCTGTTTCATGTTAATCATATTTATTTAGGTCAGCTCATCAAAAAAGAAACAGGAACTTCCTTTAACAAATACTTAAATAACTTAAGAATTAACTATGCTAAGGATTTAATCCATAAAAATAGATCCATTGTATTAAAGGATCTAGCCTACAATTTAGGCTACACCGATGCTCATTACTTTACCAAAGTATTTAAAAACCACACTTCCATGACACCTACGGAATATAAGAACTCCTTTTTAAAACCCTAA